The Fuerstiella sp. genome contains the following window.
CAGGCCCGCCGTCACAATCGGGTAGACGAGTGTCTGGACATTCATCAGGGTTTCGGTCCGCATAAAGTGAATGGTCAGTGCCACGCCGACCATAATCATCGAAAACAGGATAGAGAACAGTCGGCCAATCAGGAGCAAGTGCCGCGAGTCTGTTCGGGAACGCCGAAATGGTCGGTAAATGTCGTTGGTGAGTATTGCTGCCGAAGCGTTGATGTTGGAATCGAGTGTTGACATGGCAGCCGCCAGCATCCCTGTCAGTACAAATCCGGCAACACCAGCAGGTATCTGCGTGAGTATGAAATAGGGAAAGATTTCTTCCGGTTTGGCGCCGTCCAGCGCGTCAGTGGGAAAGTGCTTGTAAAAAACGTAGAGAGCGGTTCCCACGAAGCTGAAGTAGACCCATGCCGGAATCGACATCGCGGTTCCCAGCAGGAACCCGCGCCGAGCTTCTTGATCGGTCTTCACGGCAAGATACCGCTGGACCATGGTCTGGTCGGTGCACAGGAATTGCAGAAACGAAAATTGATAAGTCAGGATGATCACCCATACTGTCTTTTCGTCGAAGCGAAAAGCCGTGCTGCCGACGGCCAGTTTTCCGTCGGCCCAGGCCTCGCTGAATATCCCGCTGAGTCCTCCGGGAACCATATTGGCGATGATCGGTGTGCAGATCAGGCCGCCGGCAATCAGTGCGAAACCCTGCAGGCAATCCGTGTAAATCACCGCCTGCAGGCCTCCGGCGATTGTGTAGATGGCCACGATAACGCCCAGTCCGCAAATCACGTACGTCAGGTCGAAGCCGCTCATTCTCTGGAATGGCAGGCTCACTGCGTACAGGATAATCCCGGTGCCAAATCCGTGATAAAACAGAAAAGCAGTCGCACCGTAAAGCCGCGCCCACGAACCGAAACGCCGCTCCAGATATTCGTAGGCCGTGCGGATATGTCCGCGGCGAAAGAAGGGCATAAAAATCCGATACGTGATCACCGCCGGAATCACATACAGCACGCTGGCCGGGACGAACCGCCAGTCGTCTTTAAATGTTGCTCCGGGAATGGCCAGGAAGGTCATTGAGCTGATGGTGGTCGCCATGATTGAAAATCCGACGACCCACCCCGGCATTCTGCGGTCGGCAAGAAAATAGCTGTCGGCTGATCGAGTTCGGCGTGCGCAGTAGACTCCAATGATGACCATGATGCCAAGATTGATGGCAATCACGACCAGGTCCTGCCAGCGCGCCAGAGGTTCGGTGACCATGAGGGATCTGCGTGATTCGGGCTGAAAACAGCCGATGTTTTAATCGGAACTCGCAGCAGAGTTCTGCCGCTGCTTACGCTGGATGCCTGTTCAAACCGGAGATGTTACGTACCAGGCATTCCGTGCCTGCCGACAACCTGAAGACGGCGGCTCTCCTGTCATCAGGCAATTGGTTTCCCGGCTCAAAAGAGACCAAATTGCCCGTAGGTGCAGTTGCAAACCAGCTTTGTTCTCCAATGAAAACCGACGGCCAGTAACACCGCTGTAATCGGTCGTTCCACAGCTGTCAAGGGGCGCCGTCTGTCTCAGGCCGCGGACAACGCTGACGTCTGTTGCTCAGCGGATTTGAACCACACGGGAAAATTCGAGTCACGGTCCGTATGGAAACCGCTGGATTTGCGCTGTCATTGTTTCAGGAATGCGTCGATTTCGGCTCTTGTCGGCATGCCCGGCTGAGCACCTTCACGTGAGGCGGCCAATGCTCCCGCCACATTCGCAAAACGGACTGCTTCCCGAAATTCTGTGCCCTCCGCCCAGCAGACTGCCAATGCTCCGGCAAACGCATCACCGGCTGCGGTTGTATCCACTGCCGTGACCTCAAAGGGATTGACCAGGCACGATGAGTGACCGTCGAACAGCACCGCGCCGCAGTCACCCAGGGTGATGACAACGTGTCCTGCACCGCGTTGACGAAGTTTGTCGGCCGCGGCTGCAGCCTGTTCAATCGTTTCTACCGGGCCGCCGGAAAGCATTGCAGCTTCTGATTCATTGGGACACAGGACATCAACATTGAATAAATCGTCCGGAAATTTCTGTGGGACAGGAGCCGGATCCAGAATCACAGGCACACCGGCATCACGGGCCGTCTGAATGGCCGTCAAAACAGTGTCCATGGGGATTTCAAGCTGCAGCAGCACAACGTCCGCTGCGGCAATGATGTTCCGGAATGTCCGAATATCATCCACACTCAGCCGTTCGTTTGCCCCAGGCACCACCATGATGGAATTTTGGCCACTTTGTTCCACGGCCACGATTGCCAGGCCGCTGGGACAGTTGGCTGTGGTTTGAACGGTATCGCAGCGGATTTGTTCCTCGGTCAGATTAGTGAGCAGACGATTGGCGAAAACATCGTCTCCCACGCGGCCAAGCAGAGTGACGTGGCCGCCGGCGCGGGCAGCTGCTACCGCCTGATTTGCGCCCTTCCCCCCACATATCTCGGCGGAGGATTTGGCTAGAATGGTCTCGCCAGGACGTGCCAGAGAATCACAGCGCACCACCAGATCCATATTGATTGAGCCAATCACAGCGATGTTCGGACCGGCTGAAGTCATCTAACGGGAGGACCTGGAGGAGTGAATTTCGGATAGTTTGGTCTGTGGAGGCTGACTGGCCAGCAGGGTCAGCGTGGCAATCGTTCGGGCCTTTCGGTCCTGACGAATTTTCAAATATCGATCGCGACCGTCATCGGCCGGTTCGAATGTTGTCAGGCCGTCGTTTTGAATCATTACACGGCCTGGCTCGCTGATATCGAAATAGTCGCGTTCCGGACGCACGGCATACAGCACCGATGTCAGATCCCAGGTGGGGCGGTCATCAGGATGCGGACTGTAAGCAACACAGGCATCTGCCAGTGGATGATGGGTTACGTAGCGATAGTCTTCCCGAATACTTTGATGCGGATACGGCAGATTCAGGCCGATTTCAAAGCCGCTCCACACGATTGGTACCGGCCAGGATTCGCAGAGTTGCTTTGCGGCCGGAAGATCGGTCACAACATTGTATTCCCGGTGGTCCTGCAGCCTGCCGTCCCCGTCCGGGATCTGCTGAAATGCTCCGGCCATGATTGACAGAAGACGTGCTTTTTTTCTAACCAGTTCTGTGCCGTTTAGTGGACTAAACGAATCTGCCGGTGACGACAACAGACCGGCAAGGTTAGTGGAAAACCCAACCTGCACGATCACCACGGAACCATCCTCCGCTGACGCCAGCACGCTGCGAAGGACATCCACCGCATCGGGCGCATCGCTGCCCGACTGCAAATTGTGTGGATAGCGCAGACGGTTCCCGTCGACCCTGTTTGCAAGGTCATTGAACGTTCCTTCGTCATTTGTGATCCCGCTGTGACAGACGCCGATCGGGATGTTGCCGCGACCGTAGAACGTGTTGACGCTGTCGGTAAAAGGGGCCGCCAGTTCATGATCTTTGGTGATGGTCACTGCCAGCAACCGGCATTCTCCCCGGGACTGCAGCGCATGGATTATGCCCAGTGCCAGGACATCGTCGTAATCGTTGCCGATATCGGTATCAAAGATCAGCGGGACGGGTTTGTGGGGTTCCTTGCCGGACACATCGTTCACCAGACACAGGGCAAAAATCGTCAAAGCAGCGACAGAAAATTGCAGCATAAAACAAACCTTCCGGATCGAACAACAGCCTGTGAGCCGGCATTATCGCTGAAGTCGCTTCCGTGGTGAAGCATTCACATCCCACAGCCGCGCCCCTCGTTCCTTTGAGCAGAATCAACGCGTATGAACGTGACTTACATTTCTCTTTTTATGTTTTCCGGTTTGCGAAAGAGTTCTTTGGTATTCGTCGGACGTGGTTCGGAATGTTCCTGATGAGGTTTCTTCGGAACGTCCTGAGAAATCTGAGGCCGTTGGTGTCAGAATTGTACCAGTCGGGTCTGACAACGATACACTTCCTGTTTTGCTCTGAACATCTCGTACTCCTGGAACTCCTGCTACGCCATGATTCCTCCTCACGTCTGGTTCATTCCGGTTCCCGAACTGTTCTGGTCAGAGTACTCCGAATCGCC
Protein-coding sequences here:
- a CDS encoding sodium/solute symporter (Members of the Solute:Sodium Symporter (SSS), TC 2.A.21 as described in tcdb.org, catalyze solute:Na+ symport. Known solutes for members of the family include sugars, amino acids, nucleosides, inositols, vitamins, urea or anions, depending on the system.); translated protein: MVTEPLARWQDLVVIAINLGIMVIIGVYCARRTRSADSYFLADRRMPGWVVGFSIMATTISSMTFLAIPGATFKDDWRFVPASVLYVIPAVITYRIFMPFFRRGHIRTAYEYLERRFGSWARLYGATAFLFYHGFGTGIILYAVSLPFQRMSGFDLTYVICGLGVIVAIYTIAGGLQAVIYTDCLQGFALIAGGLICTPIIANMVPGGLSGIFSEAWADGKLAVGSTAFRFDEKTVWVIILTYQFSFLQFLCTDQTMVQRYLAVKTDQEARRGFLLGTAMSIPAWVYFSFVGTALYVFYKHFPTDALDGAKPEEIFPYFILTQIPAGVAGFVLTGMLAAAMSTLDSNINASAAILTNDIYRPFRRSRTDSRHLLLIGRLFSILFSMIMVGVALTIHFMRTETLMNVQTLVYPIVTAGLLSLFLLGFMTVRVGSRAALVATVSAVLLVAVWTVLTTEWGIRTFPDIAGQLPDAFWIGVLPHFFLLALGYGLSWIVPRRSTASLQNLTIWTKAPAETNGES
- the rbsK gene encoding ribokinase; protein product: MTSAGPNIAVIGSINMDLVVRCDSLARPGETILAKSSAEICGGKGANQAVAAARAGGHVTLLGRVGDDVFANRLLTNLTEEQIRCDTVQTTANCPSGLAIVAVEQSGQNSIMVVPGANERLSVDDIRTFRNIIAAADVVLLQLEIPMDTVLTAIQTARDAGVPVILDPAPVPQKFPDDLFNVDVLCPNESEAAMLSGGPVETIEQAAAAADKLRQRGAGHVVITLGDCGAVLFDGHSSCLVNPFEVTAVDTTAAGDAFAGALAVCWAEGTEFREAVRFANVAGALAASREGAQPGMPTRAEIDAFLKQ
- a CDS encoding nucleoside hydrolase gives rise to the protein MLQFSVAALTIFALCLVNDVSGKEPHKPVPLIFDTDIGNDYDDVLALGIIHALQSRGECRLLAVTITKDHELAAPFTDSVNTFYGRGNIPIGVCHSGITNDEGTFNDLANRVDGNRLRYPHNLQSGSDAPDAVDVLRSVLASAEDGSVVIVQVGFSTNLAGLLSSPADSFSPLNGTELVRKKARLLSIMAGAFQQIPDGDGRLQDHREYNVVTDLPAAKQLCESWPVPIVWSGFEIGLNLPYPHQSIREDYRYVTHHPLADACVAYSPHPDDRPTWDLTSVLYAVRPERDYFDISEPGRVMIQNDGLTTFEPADDGRDRYLKIRQDRKARTIATLTLLASQPPQTKLSEIHSSRSSR